The Cucumis melo cultivar AY chromosome 6, USDA_Cmelo_AY_1.0, whole genome shotgun sequence genome includes a region encoding these proteins:
- the LOC103484188 gene encoding DEAD-box ATP-dependent RNA helicase 46-like isoform X3, whose translation METGDSAPPSLGPRYAPDDPTLPKPWKGLIDGSTGLSYYWNPETNVTQYEKPVSLPPPLPLGPHPGVSISKPTSIPEAHSMPSSGTVAPHVQQNHYNIPQQDGQLNNQLSQQPGHLISQQHSSVASQVAVNHHPGMQMAPDGRQHGSQPNQVMQQQGVFGMSSQHIGQQQVMHQGQNMAHANQQMSQHPNQQPLQNPGQALQNPGQQMPQPSVQHLGQPNMQNPKPLVGQPQGPQYGQQQLQYIGYQQSLHPNVQQNSQQQVQQSPLVQPFGNHLEQKPAFLKRDEENIQSGNQVGFPSSQFQQSGGTPSIHNIHSGTNSSQMQQLGTFGSSPGNMQQQLPVGQVQHASTELTHRHHHSRFQDQMGPAVMQGQQPVAENLPGRGGNEYYFGRNEGSGIGPHQPRLAAIPMARSQQDSRMSGDPFPNSAPVHPSGTKFAGGPTHNLYSHGSGVPSLPNNALMGPPHVGVSDVNMSPVEVYRRQHEVTATGDNVPAPFMTFEATGFPPEILREIYSAGFSSPTPIQAQTWPIALQGRDIVAIAKTGSGKTLGYLLPAFILLRQCRNNPQNGPTVLVLAPTRELATQIQDEAIKFGRSSRVCCTCLYGGAPKGPQLKELDRGADIVVATPGRLNDILEMKMINFRQISLLVLDEADRMLDMGFEPQIRKIVNEIPPRRQTLMYTATWPKEVRKIANDLLVNSVQVNIGSVDELAANKAITQYVEVVPQMEKQRRLEQILRSQERGSKVIIFCSTKRLCDQLARNLGRGFGAAAIHGDKSQGERDWVLNQFRSGKSPILVATDVAARGLDIKDIRVVINYDFPTGIEDYVHRIGRTGRAGATGVAYTFFSEQDWKFSSDLIKVLEGAGQPVPPELRNMAMRGGPGFGKDRGGMGRYDAVMGGSRWDSGGRGGMSDAGFGGRSGARDGGFGGHGGMRDGGFGGRGGMRDGPGGRGGRGDFFSTRGRGRGFGGPMGGHVGWGRGDRGGPHDRFNGVDGRGRGRGQGRFDNRRDFSNRSRGRSYSRSPERVRTWGYSRSRSRSRSGSRSRSSRSWSRSRSRSHSRSRSRSRSWSRRYSRSRSRSRSQDNNERPRVRNFDKKDDPPPESVGTASPGTPKNGFEEKDVRQLAPMPGSSSMEATNPENGGDTSNEIVNAAAQVI comes from the exons ATGGAAACTGGGGACTCTGCTCCCCCTTCCCTTGGTCCTCGCTATGCACCAGATGACCCTACTCTTCCGAAACCTTGGAAGGGATTGATTGATGGGAGCACTGGACTATCATACTACTGGAATCCTGAAACCAACGTTACTCAGTATGAGAAGCCAGTCTCTTTGCCACCACCATTACCGCTTGGTCCTCATCCTGGTGTCTCTATTTCCAAGCCTACTTCAATTCCTGAGGCTCATTCAATGCCATCAAGTGGCACAGTGGCACCTCATGTACAACAAAATCATTACAACATCCCTCAACAAGATGGCCAATTAAACAACCAGCTTTCTCAACAACCTGGTCATCTGATCTCACAACAGCACAGTTCTGTTGCCAGTCAAGTAGCTGTTAATCACCATCCTGGCATGCAAATGGCTCCAGATGGGCGACAGCATGGCTCGCAACCGAACCAAGTCATGCAGCAGCAGGGGGTGTTTGGAATGTCATCACAGCATATTGGCCAACAGCAGGTCATGCATCAAGGTCAGAACATGGCTCATGCAAATCAACAAATGTCTCAACATCCTAACCAGCAACCCCTGCAGAATCCAGGACAAGCCTTACAGAATCCAGGGCAACAAATGCCACAACCATCGGTCCAGCATTTAGGACAGCCAAACATGCAAAATCCGAAGCCATTAGTTGGGCAGCCTCAAGGTCCACAATATGGTCAGCAGCAGCTTCAATATATCGGTTATCAGCAAAGCCTACATCCAAACGTGCAGCAAAATTCACAGCAGCAAGTTCAACAAAGTCCTTTAGTCCAGCCATTTGGTAATCACCTCGAGCAGAAGCCGGCTTTTCTGAAGAGAGATGAGGAGAATATCCAGTCTGGAAACCAAGTTGGATTTCCTTCTTCCCAGTTTCAACAAAGTGGTGGCACCCCATCCATTCATAACATACATTCGGGAACAAATTCTTCTCAAATGCAACAACTGGGTACATTTGGTAGCTCTCCGGGAAACATGCAACAGCAACTCCCTGTTGGTCAAGTGCAGCATGCAAGTACTGAATTGACTCATCGCCATCATCATTCTAGATTCCAAGATCAAATGGGCCCAGCTGTGATGCAGGGGCAGCAACCTGTTGCTGAAAATTTGCCAGGCAGAGGTGGAAATGAATATTACTTTGGCAGGAATGAGGGGTCTGGCATTGGTCCACATCAGCCAAGGCTTGCAGCAATACCAATGGCAAGGAGCCAGCAG GACTCAAGGATGAGTGGTGACCCATTTCCAAATTCGGCACCCGTTCATCCTAGTGGGACAAAGTTTGCCGGTGGTCCCACACATAATTTGTACAGCCATGGATCTGGTGTTCCATCATTGCCGAATAATGCATTGATGGGGCCTCCTCATGTTGGAGTTTCAGATGTTAATATGTCACCTGTTGAAGTTTATCGTCGTCAGCATGAAGTAACTGCAACG GGTGATAATGTTCCAGCTCCATTCATGACATTCGAGGCTACTGGCTTCCCTCCGGAGATACTGAGAGAG ATATATTCTGCTGGTTTCTCATCTCCTACGCCAATTCAAGCACAAACATGGCCCATTGCCCTGCAAGGTCGGGACATAGTTGCCATTGCTAAAACAGGGTCTGGGAAAACTCTGGGCTATCTGCTTCCTGCCTTCATTCTTCTGAGGCAGTGCCGAAATAACCCTCAAAATGGACCGACTGTGTTGGTTCTGGCTCCTACTAGGGAGCTTGCTACTCAAATACAAGATGAAGCCATTAAATTTGGGAGATCTTCTCGAGTTTGTTGTACG TGCTTGTATGGTGGAGCCCCAAAAGGTCCTCAATTAAAAGAGTTAGATCGAGGTGCTGATATTGTGGTGGCTACTCCTGGACGGCTTAATGATATACTTGAAATGAAGATGATTAACTTTAGGCAAATTTCACTGCTTGTGCTTGATGAAGCTGATCGGATGCTTGACATGGGATTTGAACCCCAAATTAGGAAAATTGTGAATGAAATACCACCACGTAGACAAACTCTTATGTATACAGCAACCTGGCCCAAGGAAgtaagaaaaatagcaaatgaTCTTCTCGTCAATTCTGTCCAGGTGAATATTGGTAGCGTTGATGAACTTGCTGCTAACAAAGCTATCACACAG TATGTTGAAGTCGTTCCACAGATGGAAAAACAGAGACGGTTGGAGCAAATCCTTAGATCCCAAGAAAGGGGTTCTAAGGTAATAATTTTTTGTTCCACGAAGAGGTTGTGTGATCAGCTTGCACGAAATCTTGGACGTGGTTTTGGAGCTGCTGCAATTCATGGAGACAAATCACAGGGGGAGCGTGACTGGGTATTGAACCAGTTTCGTAGTGGAAAGTCCCCGATACTAGTTGCCACCGACGTTGCTGCTCGTGGGCTTGACATCAAAGATATAAG AGTGGTGATCAACTATGATTTCCCAACTGGAATTGAGGACTATGTTCACCGAATTGGAAGAACTGGGAGGGCTGGAGCAACCGGAGTGGCATATACCTTCTTCTCTGAACAGGATTGGAAATTTTCTTCTGATTTGATTAAAGTACTGGAAGGTGCAGGCCAGCCTGTTCCTCCTGAGTTGCGAAATATGGCTATGCGTGGTGGGCCAGGTTTCGGAAAGGATAGGGGTGGGATGGGTCGTTATGATGCAGTTATGGGTGGCAGTCGCTGGGATTCAGGAGGCCGAGGTGGCATGAGTGATGCTGGGTTTGGTGGTCGTAGTGGTGCAAGAGATGGAGGGTTTGGTGGCCATGGTGGGATGAGGGATGGTGGGTTTGGTGGTCGTGGTGGAATGAGAGATGGTCCTGGTGGACGAGGTGGGAGAGGTGATTTCTTTTCCACTCGGGGTAGAGGACGGGGGTTTGGTGGACCTATGGGAGGTCATGTTGGTTGGGGCAGGGGTGATCGTGGTGGCCCACACGATAGGTTCAATGGTGTGGATGGACGTGGTCGTGGACGTGGGCAGGGTCGATTTGATAACAGAAGAGACTTCAGCAATAGGAGTAGAGGCAGAAGCTACAGTCGTAGTCCTGAAAGAGTCCGGACATGGGGTTATAGCCGAAGTCGAAGTCGCAGTCGCAGTGGTAGCCGTAGTCGCAGTAGTAGAAGCTGGAGTCGGAGTCGGAGTCGAAGTCATAGCAGGAGTAGAAGCAGGAGCCGGAGTTGGTCCCGCCGTTATAGCCGAAGTCGTAGTCGTAGCCGTAGCCAGGATAATAACGAGCGACCACGTGTCCGAAACTTCGATAAAAAAGACGACCCACCTCCTGAATCAGTAGGTACAGCATCTCCTGGCACACCAAAGAACGGTTTTGAAGAAAAAGATGTGAGGCAGCTTGCTCCAATGCCCGGGAGCAGTAGTATGGAGGCAACGAATCCAGAAAATGGTGGAGATACGAGTAATGAAATTGTTAACGCAGCGGCTCAAGTAATATGA